The Halomicronema hongdechloris C2206 genome includes a window with the following:
- a CDS encoding nucleotidyltransferase family protein, producing MVASNHQPTDQATDCQVSDLPTIEDADTLNPKIKQLLREFKQKLTALYGKRLASLVLYGSVARHEETEESDVDVLVVLRDETISHGDEIFRMADAGLAILLDYDELISVMPIAHNDFLYRNSPLLWNVRREGILV from the coding sequence ATGGTTGCTTCAAATCATCAGCCCACGGACCAGGCTACCGATTGTCAAGTAAGTGACCTTCCGACCATTGAGGACGCTGATACTCTCAATCCTAAAATTAAGCAGCTTTTACGGGAATTTAAGCAGAAGCTGACTGCACTCTATGGCAAGCGGTTAGCCAGTTTAGTGCTGTATGGTTCGGTTGCTCGTCATGAGGAAACTGAGGAATCAGATGTAGATGTGTTGGTGGTGCTCAGAGATGAAACGATTTCCCACGGTGATGAAATTTTTCGCATGGCGGATGCTGGTTTAGCTATATTGCTTGACTATGATGAACTGATTTCCGTGATGCCAATAGCTCATAATGATTTTCTTTATCGTAATTCTCCACTACT